The sequence CGGCCCCCAGGGTCTGACGACGGGTGAGTTTGGACATGGTGAATACCCCCCATGAGCATGAATGAGGCGGCCCCCAGGTTGTTTGGGGCCGCCTCGACCATGACTACATGGGGAGTGACGGTTCACAGAAGCGGCAAAATTTTGGTTGGCTGTCATACGGACATGTCTTCGCAGGTCATACGGGTGCCGCCGCCATCGGTTCCCCTCCGCGCCGACGCTCCACGGATCACAGAGTGAAGATTCCGCTGCCGATGAGGCCTGCGCGTGAAGATCCTTCGGGGCTCACCCGGCCACCCGCGTCAGGGCCATGATCTGAGCATGGCCTGAAATCAGGCCACCCTTTTGCCTGTTGCACCCCATTAGTCGGTATCGACGGCCCGGCCTGGTCGCAGTCCGGCAGCGCCCATCCCTCGCTCATCCTTCACCCGCCAAGCACACCCGCGCGGGCATCCTGTACCACCTCAGGTCGACATCTGCTTCGCCGAAACGGTGCCGCTGTCGGCAGGGGGAGGGAAGCGTCCGGTCGAGAACGGCGCGCGCCGCACCGGCCATGCCGACAGCGAGTCCCACCCCCTGCCGCTCGGAGTGCCTCGGACCGGTGCACACCGGTCCAAGAACGAATGCGACGCGGCACTGGCGACCGACACCTTTGACTTCCCCCTCCGGAACGCCACGAGATCACCATCCGGGCCGCCGACACCATCAACGAGCGGCGTGCCCCGGGAGGCCGGACTGCCGTCTGCGAAGCCTCCGTGATGCGCACCCCGCAAACCGCAGCCGACCCGGACGGCCGCATCCTCGGGGCTGCCGACACCACTGCTACGGCGACTCCCCGCTCATCGTCTGACCGGTCGAGCAGAGCGGGCGCCGGCGCCCGGCGGCGCTCAGTCCCAGCCCGGGACGACGAACAGTCCCCAGGTCACGAGGGGTACCACCGCGGCCATGGCGAGGCCCCACACCATGAGACCGCGAAAGACCGTGTCCCGGCGTTCCTCGGGTGAGTTGGCGACCACCAGGGCCCCGCTGGTCGAGAACGGCGAGGAGTCCACCACCGATGCCGAGATCGCCAGCGCGGCGATCAGACCGACCGTGCCGACCTGACCGCCCAGCAGGAAGGGGACCGACAGCGGAATCAGTGCGCCCAGGATGCCTGTGGTGGAGGCGAAGGCGGAGACCACCGCCCCGATCAGACAGATCAGCAGCGCCCCCAGCAGCGGTGTACGGACCGAGGCCACGCCCTCGCCCAGGTAACCGATGGTGCCGATCCGCTCCATCAGGCTGACGAATGTGACGATGCCGCAGACGAGCAGGACCGTCGACCACGCGCATTCGTCCACCGCCCCCTTTGCCGACTCCGGTGAGGCGAGGGAGAGGACGACCGTCACGGTGAGGGCCATCAGCCCGACGTTGAGGTCGAAGAAGAGGGATCCGGCGACCAGGCCGAGCAGACCGAGGAGGGTGAGCGCACGGGCGCGGTCCAGGGTCAGTGGTGGTTCCTCGACGGGTTCACCGGCGACCGCCACGGCCAGTCCGCCGCTCGTCGGCGCCACCGTCGAGGACGTGGGGAACCCGGAGGGCGCGGCCGCCGTCCGGCTACCGCCACCGCCCGCTCCGAGGCCGCCGGCAACGGAATCCCCGGCGACCCGCGGCTTCCCGTCCGCCGCCCCCGGGCCCGCCACCGTCTCCCGCCGTCCCAGCAGTGCGCGCCCGCCGAACAGGAAGAACACGAAGAGACTGAGGACGACATTGAAGAGGAAGGAGCAGAGGAACAACAGTGCGGGATTTCCGGGCAGATCGTTCCGTGACATCACTCCGTTGGTGATGCTGCCGAACACGCTGATGGGGGAGAAGCCTCCCGCGCTGGCCCCGTTGATGATCAGCAGTCCCATCAGAAGTGGATTGATCCGATAGCGCTTCGCAAATCCCAGACCGATCGGCGCGACGAGCGCGACGGCCGCCGGGACGACCGCGCCGACAGCCGTCAGCACGGCGGTGACCAGGAACATGATCCATGGGATGAGTGCGATCCGGCCGCGCACCACTCTCATGGACCCGTGGACGAGCCAGCTCACCGTGCCATTGTTCTTCGCGATCGCGAAGAGAAAGGTCACACCGACCAGCACCACGAACAGATCCCCGGGGAACCCCGCGAAGATATCGTCGGCGGATTCATGCACGAAGGCGGTTCCCACCACAAACGTGACCACGATGGCCAGTGCGCCCATATGTACGGAAAATACGGTGGCGACGGTGAATATCAGTACGAGACCGATGAGGGAGATGACGTGATCTGACACGAGGTTTCCTCGCCTTCAGTCCGACTCCAATGTTTCCGCTATGCGGAATTCGGTTTCCGCATTCGGAAGTATGGGAGCGGCGCCAGAAGGCGTCAAGAGTTCTGGACTGACAGGCCGTCACCTTCTGTCGGGGTGCGCCCGCCGCCCAGTGCGGAACTGACCGCCGCTGCGGCCTCCCGCACCAAGAGGCCGTAGGCGGACCGGTCTTCGCTGGTCAGGCGGCTGGTCGGGACGTTGACGCTGATGCTCGCGACCGGTTGCCCGGAGCTCCCGATCACGGCCGCCGCGACCGCCGAGACATCCGTGCGCCATTCGCCGCCGTTCGTCGCGTATCCGCGCTCCCGGATCTCGGCCAGTTCGGCGAGCAGTCGCCGAGGCTCCGTGATCGTGGTGGGCGTGAAGTCCGACAGTCCTTCGGCGAGTTGGCGGTCGATGACCTCGGCGGGGCTCACCGCCAGCACCGCCTTTCCGTTGGCCGAGGCGTGCAGCGGCAGAACCTGCCCCAGCGGAAGGATGATGCGCACCGGCTGGACCGTCTCCAGCCGCTCGATGAGCACGACCTTGCCGCTCTCGGGCACCGCCAGGTGGACCGTCTCGTCGGTCCGGCGGCGCAGCTCCTCCATCACCGGTACGGCGACATCGCGCAGTCCGAGTTCACCGGAGGCGTGCCGACCGACGTGCAGCGCCTTGGTGGTGACCACCCATCGGGTGGGGGCGCCGCCGGCCGGACGGATCCAGCCCGCGGCATGCAGGGTGACCAGCGCACGCTGAACGGAGCTCTTCGGGAGATCCATGGCCCGCGCCAGGTCCGCCACCCCGGCCGGCTGACGCGCGGCCACCTCCTCCAGTGCCCTGAGCGCGTTGAGGACGCTCTGCATCCATTGACTCCTTCCAGGACCGAACCCTATGCTCCGCCGTGCCACCATACGATACGCCGTGCCGCCATGCGGCACAACCCTTGAGGGGAGCCGTTCGCATGACCTCCCGTACCGGCCGCCACTTTCTCCAGATCCCAGGCCCGACGAACGTCCCGGACCGGGTGCTCCGGGCCATGTCGGCACCCACGATCGATCACCGCGGACCCGAGTTCGCCACCCTGACCCTGTCTCTGCTCGACGCGGTCAAGCCGGTGTTCGGCACCGCGGGCCCGGTGGTCATCTATCCCGCCTCCGGGACAGGCGCCTGGGAAGCCGCACTGGTCAACACCTTGAGCCCGGGCGACCGGGTGCTCTGCTTCGAGACCGGCCACTTCGCCACGCTGTGGCAGGACATGGCGCTGAGCCTCGGCCTCGAAGTGGATCTCGTCCGCGGGGACTGGCGCCACGGCGCGGACCCGGAGACCGTGGCCGAACGGCTGGCGGCCGACATCACCCACACGATCAAGGCCGTCTGTGTCGTCCACAACGAGACCTCGACCGGCGTGACCAGCCGTATCCCCGAGATCCGGCAGGCCATCGACGCTTCGGGCCACCCGGCGCTGCTGCTCGTCGACACCATCTCCTCGCTCGGCTCGATCGACTACCGCCATGACGAATGGCGGGTCGACGTCACCGTCGCGGGATCGCAGAAGGGGCTCATGCTGCCCCCCGGGCTCAGCTTCAACGCCGTCAGCGGCAAGGCACTCGCCGCCTCGCGCACCGCCCGGCTGACCAAGTCGTTCTGGGACTGGCAGCCGGTCATCGAGGCCAACCGCCGCGGCTTCTTCCCGTACACCCCGGCGACCAACCTCCTCTACGCCCTGGAGGAGGCCCTTCGTATGCTCGCCGACGAGGGGCTGGACACGGTCTTCGCCCGGCATGCCCGGCACGCCGCGGCGACCCGGGCCGCGGTGCGCGGCTGGGGACTCGAAGTGCTGTGCGCCGACGAACGGGAACACTCGGGGTCGCTGACCGCGGTGCTGCTGCCCCCCGGCCACGACGCCGACGGGGTGCGCGGGATCATCCTCGACCGCTTCGACATGTCCCTCGGTGCGGGCCTCGGCAAACTCGGCGGCCGGGTCTTCCGGATCGGGCACCTGGGCCACTTCAACGACCTCGCCCTGGCCGGAACGCTCGCCGGGGTGCAGATGGGCCTCGAACTCGCCGGCGTACCCATCGGCCCGCGCGGTCTGGGAGACGCCCTCGACGTGCTGCGCAACCCCTGACCGTTCGACCTGTGGAGGGAGAGAACATGACAACGATCAGCTCGGACGCCTCCGCGACCGGCGCCGGCGGCACGGCGGCGAAGGACCTGGCACACCGGCTCCGGCGGGAGCTCGACGGTGATGTGGGGTTCGACGACTACACCCGGCATCTGTTCTCGCGGGACGCCAGCATGTACACGATCACCCCGATGGGAGTCGTCTTCCCCCGTCATGCCGACGACGTACAGGCGGCGGTGGCGGCGGCCGGGGAGTACGGCATACCGCTGGTGCCGCGCGGGGCCGGGACCAGTCTGGCCGGACAGACCGTGGGGCCGGGGCTCGTCCTGGACCTGTCGCGGTACATGAACCGCATCCTGGAGATCGACGACGGCCGCCGCACGGCCCTCGTCCAGACCGGGGTCGTACAGGACCAACTGAACAGAGCCGCAGGGCCGCTGGGGCTGATGTTCGGTCCCGACACCTCCACGAGCAACCGGGCCACCGTCGGAGGGATGATCGGCAACAACTCGGCGGGCAGCGGCTCACTGCGCTACGGCATGACCATCGACCATGTGCGGGAGCTGGATGTCGTACTCTCCGACGCGAGCCGGGCCCTGCTGGCACCGGTCGACGAGGCGGAGCGGGCGCGCCGGGCAGCACAGCCCACGCTGGAGGGAAGCCTCTACAAACGGCTGCCGCGGATCGTCGAGGCCAACTCCGGTGCCATCGCGGAGGGTTTCCCGACGTTCTGGCGCCGGGCGTGCGGCTACCGGCTGGACCGGATGGCGCGTCCGGGCACGCCGTTCGACCTGGCCAAGTTCGTCGTGGGCTCGGAGGGCACACTCCTCGTCGCCACCGAGGCGCTGGTCGATCTCGTACCCAGACCGCGCCACACCGTGATCGCCGTCGGTCACTTCGCCAGCACCGCCGCGGCGATCGAAGCCACCGAGGACGCTCTGGCCTGTGACCCTGCCGCGGTGGAACTGATGGACCGTACGATCCTTGATCTGTCCCGGCAGAAGATCGAGTACGCCTCGCTCGGCAGCATCCTCGAAGGCGACCCCGACGCCCTGCTGTTCGTCAGCTTCACCGGGAACGATCAACGGGAACTGCTCGCCGGCCTGGAGCGGCTCACCAGGCTCTGGGCGCGGCACCGGCACGGCTATCACACCCTCCGGGCCGTCACCCCGGACCAGCAGTCCGCCCTGCTGAAGGTCCGCAAGTCCAGCCTCGGTCTGCTGATGGCCGCGGGTGAGGGCACCCGCCGACCGCAGGC is a genomic window of Streptomyces sp. NBC_01237 containing:
- a CDS encoding pyridoxal-phosphate-dependent aminotransferase family protein, whose protein sequence is MTSRTGRHFLQIPGPTNVPDRVLRAMSAPTIDHRGPEFATLTLSLLDAVKPVFGTAGPVVIYPASGTGAWEAALVNTLSPGDRVLCFETGHFATLWQDMALSLGLEVDLVRGDWRHGADPETVAERLAADITHTIKAVCVVHNETSTGVTSRIPEIRQAIDASGHPALLLVDTISSLGSIDYRHDEWRVDVTVAGSQKGLMLPPGLSFNAVSGKALAASRTARLTKSFWDWQPVIEANRRGFFPYTPATNLLYALEEALRMLADEGLDTVFARHARHAAATRAAVRGWGLEVLCADEREHSGSLTAVLLPPGHDADGVRGIILDRFDMSLGAGLGKLGGRVFRIGHLGHFNDLALAGTLAGVQMGLELAGVPIGPRGLGDALDVLRNP
- a CDS encoding IclR family transcriptional regulator, which translates into the protein MQSVLNALRALEEVAARQPAGVADLARAMDLPKSSVQRALVTLHAAGWIRPAGGAPTRWVVTTKALHVGRHASGELGLRDVAVPVMEELRRRTDETVHLAVPESGKVVLIERLETVQPVRIILPLGQVLPLHASANGKAVLAVSPAEVIDRQLAEGLSDFTPTTITEPRRLLAELAEIRERGYATNGGEWRTDVSAVAAAVIGSSGQPVASISVNVPTSRLTSEDRSAYGLLVREAAAAVSSALGGGRTPTEGDGLSVQNS
- a CDS encoding SLC13 family permease encodes the protein MSDHVISLIGLVLIFTVATVFSVHMGALAIVVTFVVGTAFVHESADDIFAGFPGDLFVVLVGVTFLFAIAKNNGTVSWLVHGSMRVVRGRIALIPWIMFLVTAVLTAVGAVVPAAVALVAPIGLGFAKRYRINPLLMGLLIINGASAGGFSPISVFGSITNGVMSRNDLPGNPALLFLCSFLFNVVLSLFVFFLFGGRALLGRRETVAGPGAADGKPRVAGDSVAGGLGAGGGGSRTAAAPSGFPTSSTVAPTSGGLAVAVAGEPVEEPPLTLDRARALTLLGLLGLVAGSLFFDLNVGLMALTVTVVLSLASPESAKGAVDECAWSTVLLVCGIVTFVSLMERIGTIGYLGEGVASVRTPLLGALLICLIGAVVSAFASTTGILGALIPLSVPFLLGGQVGTVGLIAALAISASVVDSSPFSTSGALVVANSPEERRDTVFRGLMVWGLAMAAVVPLVTWGLFVVPGWD